Proteins from a genomic interval of Nautilia sp. PV-1:
- a CDS encoding glycosyltransferase: MKTFFLITVSLILIGLLGFVLYNFYNDFFDIENMFVKIGSALILFFTTIIILRYMFLLFFSILKLIFKSQRNISLKQISTNKKVTIIVPAYNEEVVIETSIKSLLEQTYPNLEILIIDDGSKDQTFIRAKQYEFDSGDRSLRVLSKENGGKAKAINYGILNSKGSLIMVVDADSKLDKNAVILMSRYFEDEEIAAVAGSVYVSNQHNIWTKLQALEYIEGLNMVRNGQAFLKLVNIIPGPIGMFRKQALYDVGLYDSDTFAEDCDVTLKLISKGYKIDFEPEAVAYTEAPDNLLDLIKQRYRWTRGILQAIKKHKALLWHFKINPAASFTMWYMLFESVFWPFMDLWTNMFIVYVSIVSGFSVLIFYWWSMFTILDITGALYCVLVTGERISLIFYAIYYRLFFIEIINIAKILSTFEEWFGIEMSWGKLERKGQL; this comes from the coding sequence GTGAAAACTTTTTTTCTTATAACCGTCAGTCTGATACTTATAGGGCTTTTAGGATTCGTACTTTATAATTTTTACAATGATTTTTTTGATATAGAAAATATGTTTGTAAAAATAGGCTCGGCGCTTATACTGTTTTTTACTACAATAATAATATTAAGATATATGTTTTTGCTGTTTTTTTCAATTCTTAAACTTATCTTTAAGTCACAAAGAAACATTAGTCTAAAACAGATATCAACAAACAAAAAAGTAACGATTATAGTTCCGGCATACAATGAAGAAGTGGTAATAGAAACATCCATAAAATCTCTTCTGGAACAGACCTATCCGAATCTTGAAATACTTATAATAGACGACGGTTCTAAAGATCAGACATTTATCAGGGCGAAACAGTACGAATTCGACAGCGGCGACAGAAGTTTAAGAGTGCTTTCAAAAGAAAACGGAGGAAAGGCAAAAGCCATAAACTACGGCATTTTAAATTCCAAAGGGTCTCTTATAATGGTAGTAGACGCCGATTCAAAACTGGATAAAAACGCTGTTATATTAATGAGCAGATATTTTGAAGATGAAGAAATAGCCGCAGTAGCCGGATCTGTATACGTCAGCAATCAGCATAATATTTGGACTAAACTCCAGGCTCTTGAATATATTGAAGGTCTTAATATGGTAAGAAACGGCCAGGCTTTTTTAAAACTCGTAAATATAATACCGGGACCTATAGGAATGTTCAGAAAACAGGCTTTGTATGACGTTGGGCTTTATGACAGCGATACTTTTGCCGAAGACTGCGACGTAACGCTTAAACTGATTTCCAAAGGCTATAAAATAGATTTCGAACCGGAAGCGGTAGCTTATACCGAAGCGCCTGACAATCTTCTTGATTTGATAAAGCAGCGTTACAGATGGACAAGAGGCATTCTGCAGGCAATAAAAAAACATAAAGCGCTGCTGTGGCATTTCAAAATAAATCCAGCAGCGTCGTTTACAATGTGGTATATGCTGTTTGAATCGGTATTTTGGCCGTTTATGGATTTATGGACAAATATGTTTATCGTCTATGTATCTATCGTATCTGGATTTAGCGTTTTAATCTTTTACTGGTGGAGCATGTTTACTATACTCGATATTACTGGCGCATTATATTGTGTACTTGTAACGGGAGAGAGAATTTCGTTAATATTTTACGCAATATACTACAGACTTTTTTTTATAGAAATAATAAACATTGCAAAAATTTTATCCACATTCGAAGAATGGTTCGGTATAGAAATGAGCTGGGGAAAACTTGAAAGGAAAGGACAGTTATGA
- a CDS encoding polysaccharide deacetylase family protein, whose product MRQAINTYSSKNSIHIFPILFSFFLIILIAGYLSYQFIPKKENSFFYFSKTKKTVYFLQSQENEIYLNKIGASVDAYEDKINQFIKKLSSDKINSKIINESNIADLKNGDTLIVLDDYYISDKTMSNIKNFLKKGGNLLFNYHFGYISDRGFIKAKSIEKITGLKYLSESVSRASSNFYVSKILSPLNLGENSYRHDLVLYANDTVPLFHSKYTPDAILTNWEITSTPILNKKMLPVKDSGIIWHGFYGKGKWFYFSFPSYVFLDMPKNTFDKFFNNISSYMNNTFSIAKYPFLDSKNAIFISEDTEYKYTNMIHFAKLAHKYNIPVTLFCVAELAQKYPQITKEAAELSNVEIGSHSYSHTKIQGAPLKKVIKEILGSKEILEKITGKPVFGFRPPREEIDKTMENELRKAGYKYVMEKTKPYLLPEEEYDKLITIPRHGTDDYIYLINLNWDKAQILKKIIQETNMLTSINAVYTLSVHTHLLSYKSNLDVSEKYFNYLIKHKNLHPFKGIEITNRIKMNKKITLSIQPMNDKTFLYIHNKNAAQIKNFSLRIYWPNSKNIKIIPELSNVKIKTLEQNIQRKYTDIKIDLLRPKSTISLILEENNE is encoded by the coding sequence ATGAGACAGGCGATAAATACATATTCTTCGAAGAATAGCATACATATATTCCCGATATTATTTTCTTTCTTTTTAATTATACTGATAGCCGGTTATCTTTCTTATCAGTTTATTCCGAAAAAAGAAAATTCATTTTTTTATTTTTCAAAAACTAAAAAAACGGTTTACTTTTTACAGTCACAGGAAAATGAAATTTATTTAAACAAAATAGGAGCTTCTGTTGATGCTTATGAAGACAAAATAAACCAGTTTATAAAAAAACTTTCTTCCGACAAAATCAATTCAAAAATTATTAACGAATCAAATATTGCAGATTTAAAAAATGGAGACACACTGATTGTACTTGATGATTATTATATTTCTGACAAAACAATGAGCAATATTAAAAACTTTTTAAAAAAAGGCGGAAATCTCCTTTTTAATTATCATTTCGGATATATAAGCGACAGAGGTTTTATAAAAGCGAAAAGCATTGAAAAAATTACAGGTTTAAAATATTTAAGCGAGTCCGTATCTCGCGCATCGTCTAATTTTTATGTATCTAAAATACTTTCTCCTTTGAATTTAGGCGAAAACTCATACAGACACGACCTTGTTCTTTACGCTAACGACACAGTACCTCTGTTTCATTCTAAATATACACCTGATGCCATATTAACCAATTGGGAAATAACTTCGACTCCTATATTAAATAAAAAAATGCTGCCCGTAAAAGATTCCGGCATAATATGGCATGGATTTTACGGTAAAGGCAAATGGTTTTATTTTTCTTTCCCGAGTTATGTATTTCTGGATATGCCGAAAAACACTTTCGACAAATTTTTTAATAACATTTCATCTTATATGAACAATACATTCAGTATTGCAAAATATCCTTTTTTGGATTCCAAAAACGCAATTTTCATTTCAGAAGACACGGAATACAAATATACCAATATGATTCATTTTGCCAAACTGGCACATAAATACAATATTCCTGTAACTCTCTTCTGCGTGGCCGAACTTGCCCAAAAATATCCGCAAATTACAAAAGAAGCGGCTGAGCTTTCGAATGTGGAAATAGGTTCTCACAGTTACAGCCATACCAAAATCCAGGGCGCACCGCTTAAAAAAGTTATAAAAGAAATTTTGGGTTCAAAAGAAATTTTAGAAAAAATAACAGGAAAACCCGTATTTGGATTCAGACCTCCCAGGGAAGAAATCGATAAAACAATGGAAAACGAATTAAGAAAAGCCGGATATAAATATGTAATGGAAAAAACAAAGCCGTATCTGCTTCCGGAAGAAGAATATGACAAACTGATAACCATCCCTAGACACGGAACCGATGATTATATCTATCTTATAAATTTAAACTGGGATAAAGCACAGATACTGAAAAAGATAATTCAGGAAACAAATATGCTAACTTCCATTAATGCCGTTTACACCTTAAGCGTTCATACCCATCTTTTAAGCTATAAATCAAATCTAGATGTCTCAGAAAAATATTTTAATTATTTGATAAAACACAAAAATCTGCATCCTTTCAAAGGGATTGAAATTACAAACAGAATTAAAATGAATAAAAAAATCACCCTTTCCATACAGCCTATGAACGACAAAACGTTTTTATATATCCATAACAAAAACGCTGCACAGATTAAAAATTTTTCTTTAAGAATTTATTGGCCGAATTCTAAAAACATAAAAATAATACCGGAACTGTCAAATGTTAAAATAAAAACACTTGAACAAAACATTCAAAGAAAATACACGGATATTAAAATTGATTTATTGAGACCAAAATCAACAATATCCCTGATTCTGGAAGAAAACAATGAATAA
- the rdgB gene encoding RdgB/HAM1 family non-canonical purine NTP pyrophosphatase, with amino-acid sequence MKIIVASSNKGKIKEIKKYFSDFEVVPYSELLELFEIEENGKTFKENAVIKAVTIYEKLPGNIVLADDSGISVPALGNIPGIYSARFAGENATDKDNLYKLIDELKKRDIKKTPAYYTAAIALATPYGVFTTHGFMRGNVIDEARGDKGFGYDPMFIPQGYEKTLGELDEDIKKNISHRSKALELAKIIIKTI; translated from the coding sequence ATGAAAATTATTGTGGCAAGCTCAAATAAAGGTAAAATAAAGGAAATTAAAAAATATTTTAGCGATTTTGAAGTTGTGCCTTATTCGGAATTATTAGAACTGTTTGAAATAGAGGAAAACGGCAAAACATTCAAAGAAAACGCCGTTATAAAAGCCGTTACGATTTATGAAAAACTTCCGGGAAATATCGTTTTGGCTGATGACAGCGGTATTAGCGTTCCTGCTTTGGGAAATATACCGGGAATATATTCCGCCAGATTTGCCGGTGAGAATGCTACAGATAAAGACAATCTTTATAAGCTGATTGACGAATTAAAAAAAAGAGATATTAAAAAAACGCCGGCGTATTATACTGCCGCTATAGCCCTTGCGACGCCATACGGTGTCTTTACAACCCACGGTTTTATGAGAGGTAATGTAATAGATGAGGCGAGGGGTGATAAAGGTTTTGGATATGATCCTATGTTTATTCCTCAAGGTTATGAAAAAACATTGGGCGAACTTGACGAAGATATTAAAAAAAATATATCTCACAGAAGCAAAGCTCTTGAGCTGGCTAAAATAATTATAAAAACTATTTAA